From Methylomonas sp. EFPC3, a single genomic window includes:
- the galU gene encoding UTP--glucose-1-phosphate uridylyltransferase GalU, translating into MSQKITKVVFPAAGLGTRSLPATKAVAKEMLPIVDKPLIQYAVEEAVAAGIDTMVFVIGRNKESIANHFDKSYELEKELEKSGKTGLLNMLRDLLPPHVSCVFVRQAEALGLGHAVHCAKPVVGNEPFAVILPDDLIEDGSRGCLKQMVDLFEKEQSSILGVERVDPTETHKYGIVEHSETAPRVGKLSSIVEKPKPEVAPSNIAVVGRYILTPAIFEKIESTGRGAGGEIQLTDAIAALMKDEQVLSYEFEGNRYDCGSKFGFLLANVEYGLLHQEINQEFGQYLKQRAAKI; encoded by the coding sequence ATGAGTCAGAAAATCACTAAAGTCGTTTTTCCAGCCGCCGGGCTTGGAACCCGTTCCTTGCCTGCCACCAAGGCTGTCGCCAAGGAAATGCTGCCGATCGTGGATAAACCGCTGATCCAATATGCGGTTGAGGAAGCGGTCGCGGCCGGCATCGACACCATGGTGTTCGTCATCGGCCGTAACAAGGAGTCGATCGCCAACCATTTCGACAAGTCTTACGAGTTGGAAAAAGAGCTGGAGAAAAGCGGCAAGACCGGCTTGCTGAACATGTTGCGCGACTTGCTGCCGCCGCACGTGTCCTGCGTGTTCGTGCGCCAGGCCGAAGCCTTGGGTCTGGGTCACGCCGTACATTGCGCCAAACCGGTGGTCGGTAACGAGCCGTTCGCGGTGATTTTGCCGGACGATCTGATCGAAGACGGCAGCCGCGGCTGTCTGAAGCAAATGGTGGATCTGTTCGAAAAAGAGCAAAGCAGCATCCTGGGGGTAGAGCGGGTCGATCCGACCGAAACTCATAAATACGGCATCGTGGAACACAGCGAAACCGCGCCGCGGGTGGGTAAGCTCAGCTCGATTGTCGAAAAACCGAAGCCGGAAGTAGCGCCTTCCAACATCGCCGTTGTCGGTCGCTATATTCTGACCCCGGCGATCTTCGAGAAAATCGAGAGCACCGGCCGCGGCGCCGGCGGCGAAATTCAATTGACCGACGCGATCGCAGCGTTGATGAAAGACGAACAAGTCCTGTCTTACGAATTCGAAGGTAACCGTTACGACTGCGGTTCCAAATTCGGTTTCCTGTTAGCCAACGTCGAATACGGCTTGCTGCACCAGGAAATCAACCAAGAGTTCGGCCAATACCTGAAACAGCGCGCCGCTAAAATCTGA
- a CDS encoding DMT family transporter — translation MNIRLGLAYIGVVLIWTTTPLAIQWSSVGAGFVFAATARMSIGLSCLLLLCLVARRRIPLRRPALTSYFAVAVQLYGSMLVTYWSARFVPSGWISVIFGLSPFMTAFMAAAYLKERSLGWGKLFAYSLGVCGLLVMFNSALELNEQAITGLIGVLIATFIHAASAVWVKQIDAGLGALPLVTGGLSIAVPLYLATWYGMEGLAFPQNIEPKALYSIIYLGVIATTLGFALYYFVLNNMPATNVAMMNLLTPVMSLFLGYSVNQEPITPTTLAGTALIMLALLIYETVNRRQARNGGG, via the coding sequence TTGAATATCCGCCTCGGTCTGGCCTATATCGGCGTGGTGTTGATCTGGACCACGACGCCGCTGGCCATCCAATGGAGCAGCGTAGGCGCCGGCTTCGTATTCGCGGCCACGGCGCGGATGAGCATCGGCCTGAGTTGCCTGTTATTGCTGTGCTTGGTGGCGCGTCGCCGGATACCGCTGCGCCGGCCGGCCTTGACCAGCTACTTCGCCGTGGCGGTACAACTCTACGGCAGCATGTTGGTGACCTATTGGTCCGCTCGATTCGTCCCCTCCGGCTGGATATCAGTGATATTCGGCCTCAGCCCATTCATGACCGCATTCATGGCCGCTGCCTACTTGAAAGAACGCAGCCTGGGTTGGGGCAAGCTGTTCGCTTACAGCCTGGGCGTTTGCGGCCTGCTGGTCATGTTCAATTCGGCGCTGGAATTGAACGAGCAAGCAATAACCGGTCTGATCGGGGTGTTGATCGCCACCTTTATCCACGCCGCCAGCGCGGTCTGGGTCAAACAAATCGATGCCGGTCTTGGGGCGTTGCCGTTGGTCACCGGCGGCTTATCGATCGCGGTTCCGCTGTACCTGGCGACCTGGTATGGCATGGAAGGTTTGGCATTCCCGCAAAACATCGAGCCGAAGGCGCTGTATTCGATTATTTACCTTGGGGTCATCGCCACCACGCTGGGTTTTGCGCTGTATTACTTCGTGCTGAACAACATGCCGGCCACCAACGTGGCGATGATGAATCTGCTGACGCCGGTCATGTCGTTGTTTTTGGGTTACAGCGTGAATCAAGAACCGATCACGCCGACCACGCTGGCCGGCACGGCGCTGATTATGCTGGCGCTATTGATTTACGAAACCGTAAACCGACGGCAAGCCCGGAACGGCGGCGGTTAG
- the acs gene encoding acetate--CoA ligase — protein sequence MSDQKTYPVPPEVAANAHIDAAAYQQLYRQSVEQPEVFWAEQAERFLDWQTPWHTVLQYDYPKGEIAWFVGGKLNVTVNCLDRHLPHRADQIAIIWEGDDPADSRTLTYRELHEQVCKFANVLKSHGVGKGDRVCIYLPMIAEAAVVILACARIGAVHSIVFGGFSADALRDRVIDADCRILICADESFRGGKIVHSKLNVDKAADQCPNLSKVIVIKHTGHDIPWHDQRDICYYTEMATAAATCPAEMMDAEDPLFILYTSGSTGQPKGVLHSTGGYLLYAAMTHKYVFDYQEGEVYWCTADIGWITGHSYVLYGPLCNGATTLMFEGVPTHPHPDRFWQVIDKHRVNIFYTAPTAIRALMAQGDEFVNRTQRTSLRILGSVGEPINPEAWEWYYHVVGNKRCPLVDTWWQTETGGILITPLPGATTLKPGSATLPFFGVQPAILDQDGHELEGEAEGILVLTQPWPGQARTVYGDHQRFVDTYFSKFPGYYFAGDGARRDQDGYYWITGRIDDVLNVCGHRLGTAEIESALVLHDLVAEAAVVGFPHPIKGQGIYAYVTLNVGVEGSSSLKGELKDLVREEISAIALPDLIQWAPSLPKTRSGKIMRRILRKIAANEFHDLGDTSTLADPSVVEQLIANRLKLP from the coding sequence ATGTCAGATCAAAAAACCTATCCGGTACCCCCCGAAGTCGCGGCCAACGCGCATATCGATGCAGCGGCATACCAGCAGCTATATCGGCAATCGGTCGAACAACCGGAAGTTTTTTGGGCAGAACAAGCCGAGCGGTTTCTGGACTGGCAAACACCTTGGCACACAGTGCTGCAATACGACTACCCCAAAGGCGAGATTGCATGGTTCGTCGGCGGCAAATTGAATGTCACCGTCAACTGTCTGGACCGCCACCTGCCGCACCGCGCCGACCAGATCGCGATTATTTGGGAAGGCGACGATCCGGCCGACAGCCGCACGCTGACTTATCGAGAGCTGCACGAACAGGTATGTAAGTTTGCCAATGTCCTGAAAAGTCACGGCGTCGGCAAGGGCGACCGAGTCTGCATCTACTTGCCGATGATCGCGGAAGCGGCGGTGGTGATTCTGGCTTGTGCCAGGATCGGCGCGGTCCATTCCATCGTCTTCGGCGGCTTTTCGGCCGATGCCTTGCGCGATCGGGTGATCGACGCCGATTGCCGGATACTGATCTGCGCTGACGAAAGTTTCCGTGGCGGCAAAATCGTCCATTCCAAGCTGAATGTCGACAAAGCTGCGGATCAGTGCCCGAATTTGAGTAAAGTCATCGTCATCAAACATACCGGCCACGACATTCCCTGGCACGATCAGCGCGATATCTGTTACTACACCGAGATGGCAACCGCTGCCGCCACTTGCCCGGCGGAAATGATGGACGCGGAAGACCCGTTGTTCATCCTCTATACGTCCGGCTCGACCGGCCAACCGAAGGGCGTGTTGCACAGCACCGGCGGTTACTTGCTGTATGCGGCAATGACCCACAAATACGTGTTCGATTACCAGGAAGGCGAAGTCTATTGGTGTACTGCCGATATCGGCTGGATCACCGGCCATTCCTACGTGCTTTACGGGCCGTTGTGCAACGGCGCCACCACGTTGATGTTCGAAGGCGTACCGACCCATCCGCATCCGGACCGGTTTTGGCAAGTCATCGACAAACACCGGGTCAATATCTTTTACACGGCACCGACCGCGATCCGGGCGCTGATGGCGCAGGGCGACGAATTCGTCAACCGTACCCAACGCACTTCGTTGCGTATTCTGGGCAGCGTCGGCGAACCGATCAACCCGGAAGCCTGGGAATGGTATTACCACGTAGTCGGCAACAAGCGCTGTCCGTTGGTCGATACTTGGTGGCAAACCGAAACCGGCGGCATCCTGATCACGCCGCTGCCCGGCGCCACAACCTTGAAGCCGGGCTCGGCCACTTTGCCCTTTTTCGGCGTACAGCCGGCCATTCTCGACCAGGACGGTCATGAACTGGAAGGAGAAGCCGAAGGCATTCTGGTGTTGACTCAGCCCTGGCCGGGCCAGGCGCGGACGGTCTATGGCGATCACCAACGTTTCGTCGATACCTACTTCAGCAAATTCCCCGGCTATTATTTTGCCGGCGACGGCGCCCGCCGCGACCAGGATGGCTACTACTGGATCACCGGTCGCATCGACGACGTATTGAACGTCTGCGGCCACCGCTTGGGAACTGCCGAAATCGAAAGCGCCCTGGTGCTGCACGATCTGGTGGCCGAAGCGGCCGTGGTCGGGTTTCCGCATCCGATCAAAGGCCAGGGCATCTATGCCTACGTCACTTTAAACGTCGGCGTCGAAGGCAGCAGCAGCCTGAAAGGCGAGTTGAAAGATTTGGTCAGAGAGGAAATCAGTGCCATCGCCCTGCCCGATCTGATTCAGTGGGCGCCCAGCCTGCCGAAGACTCGCTCCGGTAAAATCATGCGCCGGATTTTGCGCAAGATTGCCGCTAACGAATTTCACGATTTGGGCGACACCTCGACCCTGGCCGATCCGTCGGTGGTAGAGCAATTGATCGCCAACCGCTTGAAACTGCCTTAA
- the gluQRS gene encoding tRNA glutamyl-Q(34) synthetase GluQRS → MHRLQDIGRNQGKAIRLEPAPPLSYIGRFAPSPTGPLHLGSLYTALASYLDARHQNGLWLLRIDDADTPRNMPGAAERILDCLAAFGLHWDKEADYQSRHLSQYQHALAELRQQDAVYPCSCSRSSLAAAGPIYPGHCRLRPQQTDHPAALRVKAMPVCVEFCDGLQGAIRENIAEQHGDFVVLRKDGIVAYQLAVVVDDQRQAITHIVRGCDLLESTPKQIYLQKLLGFPEPNYLHVPVIVDRAGQKLSKQTRAEAVTATSPRQTLFMLLSLLGQNPPPTLKQAEIPAILDWAVAHWSPEPLRGVRSVRLDSPPSNQT, encoded by the coding sequence CGCCCTCGCCTACCGGCCCGCTTCATCTTGGCTCCCTTTACACCGCGCTGGCCAGCTATCTCGATGCCCGCCACCAAAACGGCTTATGGCTGCTGCGTATCGACGACGCCGACACTCCGCGCAACATGCCCGGTGCGGCGGAGCGGATTTTAGATTGTCTGGCGGCATTCGGGCTGCATTGGGACAAAGAGGCCGATTATCAAAGCCGGCATTTAAGCCAATATCAACACGCGCTGGCCGAATTGCGGCAGCAAGATGCGGTGTATCCCTGTAGTTGTAGCCGGAGTTCGTTAGCCGCGGCCGGGCCGATTTACCCCGGCCACTGTCGGTTAAGGCCGCAGCAAACCGACCATCCGGCGGCATTGCGAGTCAAAGCAATGCCGGTATGCGTCGAATTTTGCGACGGTTTGCAAGGCGCTATCCGCGAGAATATCGCTGAGCAACACGGCGACTTTGTCGTGCTGCGCAAGGACGGCATCGTCGCCTACCAGTTGGCTGTCGTGGTGGACGACCAGCGCCAAGCTATCACGCACATCGTCCGCGGCTGCGACTTACTCGAGTCCACACCGAAACAAATATACTTGCAAAAACTGCTCGGCTTCCCGGAACCGAACTACCTGCATGTGCCGGTCATCGTCGATCGTGCCGGGCAAAAACTCAGCAAACAAACCCGAGCCGAAGCAGTGACCGCAACATCGCCGCGCCAAACCTTGTTCATGCTGTTAAGCTTACTCGGCCAAAATCCGCCGCCAACGCTGAAACAGGCCGAAATTCCGGCGATATTAGACTGGGCCGTTGCTCACTGGTCGCCGGAGCCGTTACGCGGCGTCCGCAGCGTCCGCCTGGACTCGCCGCCCAGTAACCAGACTTAG